One segment of Ascidiaceihabitans donghaensis DNA contains the following:
- a CDS encoding CRTAC1 family protein, with amino-acid sequence MQGKVALFAAGIAWAGFAPFSLADVQFAPVTVPEHVYTGGWEHFVGGGLAVLDCDGDAKPDLFAAGGAAPSALWRNTSSKDGIEFAPVSEFAQLSGVTGAYPMDLNNDGHLDLVVMRVGEDTTLLGDGQCGFTPAPLPGVAFEDRWTTAFSAIWSGDDTLPSLAFGHYVDRFDPDGPFEACDTNLLLRPDQTNNAYTATELAPGFCALSMLISDWSRGGTPDLRVSNDRHYYVKGGAEQLWTLGDTPRLYTQDDGWITHQLWGMGIASRDLDRDGLTEVFLSSMGDQRLQEWTGQGAEFKDAPFERGAAAHRPYTGGDGRPSTGWHIALGDVQNDGMDDVFIAKGNVQQMPGMAMEDPNNLLIQDEKGQFSEAGLTAGIASLHRARGASLTDLDGDGLLDLIVVNRMAALEVYKNTSAQTGYWLSVEARQPNANTRAIGGWIEVMDDMGLQVRELVIGGGHAGGSAGPEHFGLGDAEGIMMRVIWPDMTATQWMAVQTNQRVRVMRDGESATLTRY; translated from the coding sequence ATGCAGGGTAAAGTCGCGCTATTTGCAGCAGGTATCGCATGGGCCGGGTTTGCACCATTTTCGCTGGCTGACGTACAGTTTGCCCCGGTGACGGTGCCCGAACATGTCTATACAGGTGGCTGGGAACATTTTGTCGGGGGCGGCCTTGCCGTTCTGGATTGTGACGGCGACGCAAAACCCGATCTTTTTGCGGCGGGAGGTGCTGCGCCTTCTGCGCTTTGGCGCAACACAAGCTCCAAGGATGGGATAGAATTTGCCCCCGTTTCAGAATTTGCGCAACTGTCCGGCGTCACGGGCGCTTACCCGATGGATTTGAACAACGACGGCCACCTTGATTTGGTGGTGATGCGGGTTGGCGAAGACACAACCCTTTTGGGCGACGGTCAATGCGGGTTCACCCCTGCCCCGCTGCCGGGCGTTGCGTTCGAAGACCGCTGGACAACAGCTTTTTCCGCCATCTGGTCTGGCGATGACACTTTGCCCAGCTTGGCGTTCGGGCATTACGTGGACAGGTTTGATCCAGATGGACCCTTCGAGGCATGTGACACCAACCTGCTGTTGCGCCCCGACCAAACGAACAACGCCTACACCGCCACGGAACTGGCACCGGGGTTTTGCGCCTTGTCCATGTTGATCTCCGATTGGTCACGCGGCGGCACACCGGACCTGCGCGTTAGCAATGACAGACACTACTATGTCAAAGGTGGCGCAGAGCAGCTTTGGACTTTGGGCGACACACCGCGCCTTTACACACAGGACGATGGGTGGATTACCCACCAACTTTGGGGAATGGGCATCGCATCCCGTGATCTGGATCGCGACGGGCTGACCGAGGTGTTCTTGTCCTCGATGGGCGACCAGCGTCTGCAAGAATGGACGGGACAAGGCGCTGAATTCAAAGACGCCCCCTTTGAACGTGGTGCCGCCGCACACCGACCCTACACGGGTGGCGACGGGCGACCATCAACAGGATGGCACATTGCATTGGGCGACGTACAGAATGACGGCATGGATGATGTGTTCATCGCCAAAGGCAACGTCCAACAAATGCCCGGCATGGCGATGGAAGACCCCAACAACCTGCTTATTCAAGATGAAAAAGGACAGTTTTCAGAGGCGGGCCTGACCGCAGGCATCGCCAGCCTGCACCGTGCCCGTGGCGCATCCCTGACCGATCTGGATGGTGACGGGCTATTGGATCTGATTGTTGTGAACCGTATGGCGGCGCTCGAGGTTTATAAGAACACTTCTGCACAAACAGGGTATTGGCTAAGCGTTGAAGCCCGTCAACCGAACGCGAACACACGCGCCATTGGCGGCTGGATCGAAGTTATGGACGACATGGGGTTGCAAGTGCGCGAACTGGTGATTGGTGGCGGACATGCAGGCGGCAGCGCAGGTCCTGAACACTTTGGACTTGGTGACGCTGAAGGCATCATGATGCGCGTTATCTGGCCTGATATGACAGCCACACAGTGGATGGCTGTGCAAACCAACCAACGCGTACGCGTGATGCGCGACGGGGAAAGTGCGACGCTGACCCGCTATTAG
- a CDS encoding ROK family transcriptional regulator — MAFGHQREQGRRVLLRAIERHGPIPRIDLSQVTGISRATVTTTTADLLREGLIEEVPRQDGAETSRGRPRVDLKLRGDAHCVAGIKVSDTTISVMLSDFVGTELASRDVDLPKGPNEADALADRIANVVQTLAQSIGKNLSDLSGVGVGLAGIVDAQNGTVYWSPSLTARNINFRDILSLRMGVPAFLDNDANLVAMAEKSFGLGRGHSDFIVVIIESGVGMGIVLNDQIYRGTRGCGAEFGHTKVQLAGALCRCGQRGCLEAYVADYAMLREAASVGAIDQTLPPTKQFEQLLAAAKAQDPTAETIVARAGHMFALGLANLVNVFDPELIILAGEQMKFDHLYAEEVIAEMRKSIVQIDKAPPEVVIHKWGNQMWASGAAAYALDFVYDMAAKDVREDAG; from the coding sequence ATGGCATTTGGACATCAGCGCGAACAGGGGCGACGCGTGTTGCTTCGCGCCATTGAACGGCACGGACCAATCCCACGCATAGACCTGTCTCAGGTCACGGGCATTTCCCGTGCCACCGTCACAACAACCACAGCAGACCTATTACGCGAGGGCCTGATCGAAGAAGTGCCCCGCCAAGACGGCGCAGAAACCAGTCGTGGCCGCCCCCGTGTCGATCTGAAACTGCGCGGCGATGCCCATTGTGTCGCCGGGATCAAAGTCTCCGACACTACAATATCAGTGATGTTGTCAGATTTTGTTGGCACCGAATTGGCAAGTCGTGACGTGGACCTGCCCAAAGGCCCGAACGAAGCAGATGCGCTTGCTGATCGCATCGCAAACGTCGTGCAAACACTGGCACAGTCCATTGGCAAAAACCTGTCTGATCTATCTGGCGTGGGCGTTGGGCTGGCGGGGATTGTCGACGCGCAAAACGGCACAGTCTACTGGTCGCCGTCCCTGACCGCCCGCAACATCAATTTTCGGGACATCCTGTCCCTGCGCATGGGGGTGCCTGCATTTTTAGACAATGACGCGAACCTCGTGGCCATGGCAGAAAAAAGCTTTGGTCTTGGGCGCGGACATTCCGATTTCATCGTTGTTATCATTGAAAGCGGCGTTGGCATGGGCATTGTCTTGAATGACCAAATTTATCGCGGCACACGGGGTTGCGGCGCTGAATTCGGCCACACCAAGGTGCAATTGGCCGGTGCGCTGTGTCGCTGCGGGCAACGCGGATGTCTTGAAGCCTACGTTGCCGATTACGCCATGTTGCGCGAAGCTGCCAGCGTTGGCGCCATTGACCAAACCCTGCCCCCCACAAAGCAGTTTGAACAACTTTTGGCTGCAGCCAAGGCCCAGGATCCCACGGCAGAAACCATCGTGGCGCGGGCCGGGCACATGTTCGCCTTGGGCCTTGCCAATCTGGTCAACGTCTTTGATCCCGAGCTTATCATTCTGGCGGGCGAGCAGATGAAATTCGACCACCTTTACGCCGAAGAGGTTATCGCCGAGATGCGCAAATCCATCGTTCAAATCGACAAGGCCCCGCCCGAAGTCGTCATCCACAAATGGGGCAACCAGATGTGGGCCAGCGGTGCCGCGGCCTATGCCTTGGACTTCGTCTATGACATGGCGGCAAAGGATGTGCGTGAAGATGCAGGGTAA
- the xylF gene encoding D-xylose ABC transporter substrate-binding protein has translation MKLFKTAIAVTAGVLMSTAAWAEDIVVGVSWSNFQEERWKTDEAAIKAALDAAGAKYISADAQSSSGKQLSDVESLIAQGANALIILAQDASSVGPAVQQASDEGIPVIAYDRLIEDSRAFYLTFDNVEVGRMQARAVLDAMPKGNYVMIKGSPTDPNADFLRGGQQEVLQAAIDAGDITIVGEAYTDGWVPANAQRNMEQILTAQDNKVDAVVASNDGTAGGVVAALTAQGMEGIPVSGQDGDHAALNRVATGTQTVSVWKDARALGTAAAEAAVALAAGETVEGSGEWTSPAGTTLQARFLEPVPVTADNLSVVIDAGWIEKDKLCAGSSNAACN, from the coding sequence ATGAAACTTTTTAAAACTGCAATCGCGGTCACAGCAGGCGTGTTGATGAGCACAGCCGCTTGGGCTGAAGACATCGTCGTCGGTGTGAGCTGGTCAAACTTTCAGGAAGAGCGCTGGAAAACCGACGAAGCCGCAATCAAAGCTGCTTTGGACGCCGCTGGTGCAAAATACATTTCTGCAGACGCGCAATCTTCTTCCGGCAAGCAATTGTCTGATGTTGAATCGCTGATCGCTCAAGGCGCAAACGCGCTGATCATTCTGGCGCAAGACGCGTCGTCTGTTGGTCCGGCCGTGCAGCAAGCATCCGACGAAGGTATTCCTGTTATTGCCTATGACCGTTTGATCGAAGACAGCCGCGCCTTTTACCTGACATTCGACAACGTCGAAGTGGGTCGTATGCAGGCCCGTGCGGTTCTGGACGCCATGCCAAAAGGCAACTACGTCATGATCAAGGGCTCCCCAACCGATCCAAACGCAGACTTCCTGCGTGGTGGTCAGCAAGAAGTGCTGCAAGCGGCGATTGACGCGGGCGACATCACCATTGTCGGCGAAGCTTACACAGACGGCTGGGTGCCTGCGAACGCACAGCGCAATATGGAACAGATCCTGACCGCACAAGACAACAAAGTGGACGCGGTTGTGGCCTCCAACGACGGCACCGCGGGCGGTGTTGTTGCGGCTCTGACAGCGCAAGGCATGGAAGGCATTCCAGTGTCCGGCCAAGACGGTGACCACGCCGCTCTGAACCGTGTCGCGACTGGCACGCAAACTGTGTCCGTTTGGAAAGACGCACGCGCCCTTGGCACAGCAGCTGCTGAAGCCGCCGTTGCATTGGCCGCAGGCGAAACTGTTGAAGGTTCTGGCGAATGGACGTCTCCAGCAGGCACAACATTGCAGGCCCGCTTCCTTGAGCCGGTTCCTGTAACAGCCGACAACCTGTCCGTCGTGATCGACGCAGGCTGGATCGAAAAAGACAAGCTGTGCGCGGGTTCTTCCAACGCCGCTTGTAACTAA
- a CDS encoding sugar ABC transporter permease, producing the protein MKTFLTKLGIDLRLLGMIGALVALCVMFDLITGGRFLTPRNLFNLSVQTASVAIMATGMVFVIVTRNIDLSVGSLLGFIGMAVAALQVHVLPDYVGLGHWSIWIIAAIAATMMGTVIGAAQGWVIGYLTVPAFIVTLGGLLVYRGAMWWVTEGQTVAPLDPTFRLLGGGAEGTLGETLSWGFGVVASLAAVALILASRRRKATHGFTVKPMWAEGILVALAAGLIMAFVWTMNSYPIPKGAMKRMTEARGIEYTDGMVWNHGVAIPVIVLLAVTVVMTIVSTRTRFGRYVYATGGNPEAAELSGINTRLLTVKVFALMGALTGISAVVASARLGAVDVGLGTLDELRVIAAAVIGGTALAGGFGTIYGAVIGALIMQTLQSGMASVGVDAPLQSIVVGLVLVFAVWIDIVYRRKTGI; encoded by the coding sequence ATGAAAACCTTCCTTACCAAACTTGGCATCGACCTGCGCCTTCTGGGCATGATCGGCGCACTTGTAGCATTATGTGTGATGTTTGATCTGATCACAGGCGGACGTTTCCTGACGCCACGCAACCTATTCAACCTGTCTGTGCAGACTGCATCGGTGGCGATCATGGCCACGGGCATGGTGTTTGTGATTGTGACACGCAACATCGATTTGTCAGTGGGATCGTTGCTTGGGTTTATCGGAATGGCCGTTGCTGCATTGCAAGTGCATGTTTTGCCTGACTACGTGGGGCTAGGGCACTGGTCGATCTGGATCATCGCGGCCATCGCCGCCACGATGATGGGAACAGTGATCGGGGCCGCGCAGGGCTGGGTTATCGGCTACCTGACGGTGCCTGCCTTTATCGTGACGCTTGGGGGGCTGCTGGTCTACCGTGGCGCGATGTGGTGGGTGACGGAAGGCCAGACAGTCGCGCCCCTTGACCCCACATTCCGCCTGTTGGGCGGCGGGGCTGAAGGCACGCTGGGCGAGACCCTGTCGTGGGGGTTCGGTGTTGTCGCGTCGTTGGCTGCTGTGGCTTTGATCTTGGCAAGCCGCCGCCGCAAGGCCACCCATGGGTTCACGGTGAAACCGATGTGGGCCGAGGGCATTCTGGTCGCGTTGGCGGCAGGTCTGATCATGGCGTTTGTCTGGACCATGAACAGCTATCCAATTCCCAAGGGTGCTATGAAGCGCATGACCGAAGCGCGCGGCATTGAGTATACGGATGGAATGGTCTGGAACCACGGGGTGGCTATTCCAGTGATTGTTCTGCTGGCCGTTACCGTTGTGATGACAATTGTGTCCACGCGCACCCGCTTTGGCCGCTACGTCTATGCGACCGGGGGCAATCCCGAAGCGGCAGAGCTGTCGGGCATCAACACGCGGCTTTTGACAGTGAAGGTCTTTGCCCTGATGGGGGCGTTGACAGGGATTTCGGCGGTCGTGGCCTCAGCGCGATTGGGTGCAGTGGATGTGGGCCTTGGCACTTTGGACGAGCTGCGCGTTATCGCGGCAGCCGTCATTGGTGGCACTGCATTGGCGGGCGGATTTGGCACCATCTACGGTGCCGTGATCGGGGCGCTGATCATGCAAACGCTGCAATCGGGCATGGCCTCGGTTGGTGTGGATGCGCCGTTGCAATCCATCGTGGTGGGGCTGGTTCTGGTCTTTGCCGTCTGGATCGACATCGTTTATCGCCGCAAGACCGGCATATAA
- a CDS encoding ATP-binding cassette domain-containing protein — protein MTTGTPLVELRNMSIAFGGVRAVDDVSINLYPGEVVGLLGHNGAGKSTLIKMLSGAYAADSGEIWINGERATINNPRDARRYNIETIYQTLALADNLDAASNLFLGRELTSGLGFVDDDAMEAETRKIMNRLNPNFQKFAEPVSALSGGQRQSVAIARAVYFDARILIMDEPTAALGPHETQMVSELIQKLKADGIGIFLISHDIHDVMELCDRASVMKNGQLVDTVDVNDVTDDELLSMIILGKKPGEAAA, from the coding sequence ATGACAACAGGAACCCCTTTGGTCGAGTTGCGCAACATGTCCATCGCCTTTGGAGGTGTACGGGCTGTAGACGACGTATCCATCAACCTATATCCCGGCGAAGTCGTGGGCCTTTTGGGCCACAATGGCGCAGGCAAATCCACGCTGATCAAGATGCTATCGGGGGCCTATGCCGCTGACAGTGGTGAAATTTGGATCAATGGCGAACGCGCCACCATCAACAATCCCCGTGATGCGCGACGCTATAACATTGAAACCATCTATCAGACGTTGGCTTTGGCCGATAATCTGGACGCTGCCAGCAACTTGTTTTTGGGGCGTGAACTGACCAGTGGTTTGGGCTTTGTGGATGATGACGCGATGGAGGCCGAAACCCGCAAAATCATGAACCGCCTTAACCCGAACTTCCAGAAATTCGCAGAACCTGTGTCTGCGCTGTCTGGCGGTCAACGCCAATCCGTGGCCATTGCACGGGCTGTTTATTTTGACGCGCGCATTCTGATCATGGATGAACCCACCGCTGCCCTTGGACCACACGAGACGCAGATGGTGTCCGAATTGATCCAGAAGCTGAAGGCCGACGGCATTGGCATCTTTTTGATCAGCCACGACATCCATGATGTGATGGAGCTGTGCGATCGGGCCTCGGTGATGAAGAACGGCCAGTTGGTCGACACCGTGGATGTGAATGACGTGACGGATGATGAGCTGCTCAGCATGATCATTCTGGGCAAAAAGCCAGGCGAGGCCGCAGCCTGA
- a CDS encoding glucokinase, protein MENAPTLLADVGGTNTRLAVYWQGQIVAGSTMHYANARMDSFESVVAMYLAQRGGTRPNSLCVAIAGPVTGRSGALTNGAWRFDADDLQGQLGFEDVQVINDLAALGYALPALPTEAVQRIGGGAAQEGQALVVGVATGFNVSLSGDGRVFQAELGHASLPVRVMQILKSELGAAAQDFQTVEQCFSGPGLAKIHTLLCGIQAEPAAITRGCDAASQATKALFSRALGVFCREMIYQYLPLGGLYFNGSLARAILGQDVAEIVVQEAGKDAAFAGRFGEIPLYLITDDTAALYGCARYISG, encoded by the coding sequence ATGGAAAACGCGCCGACGCTATTGGCGGATGTTGGGGGCACCAACACGCGCCTTGCCGTATATTGGCAGGGGCAGATTGTGGCGGGCAGCACGATGCATTACGCCAATGCTCGCATGGACAGTTTCGAAAGCGTGGTTGCCATGTATTTGGCGCAACGCGGTGGCACACGCCCAAACAGCCTGTGCGTTGCAATTGCGGGTCCTGTGACGGGGCGTTCGGGCGCTTTGACAAATGGGGCGTGGCGCTTCGATGCGGATGATTTGCAGGGTCAGCTGGGTTTTGAAGACGTGCAAGTGATCAATGATCTGGCGGCTTTGGGGTATGCTTTGCCTGCTTTGCCGACAGAGGCTGTGCAGCGCATTGGCGGTGGTGCGGCCCAAGAAGGGCAGGCCCTTGTTGTTGGTGTGGCGACAGGCTTCAATGTAAGCCTAAGCGGGGATGGTCGCGTGTTTCAGGCAGAGCTTGGTCATGCCAGCCTGCCTGTGCGGGTGATGCAAATCCTGAAATCAGAACTGGGCGCCGCCGCGCAAGACTTCCAAACGGTCGAGCAGTGCTTTTCGGGACCCGGACTTGCGAAAATCCATACCCTTCTGTGTGGTATTCAGGCCGAACCTGCTGCGATCACGCGAGGTTGCGATGCAGCGTCTCAAGCCACGAAGGCCCTGTTTTCGCGTGCTTTGGGCGTGTTTTGCCGGGAAATGATCTATCAGTATTTGCCGCTTGGGGGCTTGTATTTCAACGGGTCGTTGGCCCGGGCCATTCTGGGGCAAGACGTGGCAGAGATCGTTGTTCAAGAGGCGGGCAAGGACGCTGCCTTTGCAGGGCGTTTTGGTGAAATTCCGCTATATCTGATAACCGATGACACGGCTGCGTTGTACGGTTGCGCACGATACATCTCAGGTTGA
- a CDS encoding DUF1636 family protein, with protein sequence MTQGAANAPMSKDAQNRLLVCATCERVEGHTARQDCAVLRGALKQAGLSDAIEVDAVSCLGGCVAPVNISLQGQGRATYVFDGLDVKDAQPDIVTLSQKFLALDKGWIEDARPLGDLRNHLRARVPSFEL encoded by the coding sequence ATGACGCAGGGCGCTGCAAATGCGCCTATGTCGAAAGATGCTCAAAATCGGTTGCTTGTCTGTGCCACGTGCGAACGCGTGGAAGGGCACACTGCGCGTCAGGATTGTGCCGTTTTGCGTGGGGCTTTGAAGCAGGCGGGGCTAAGTGACGCCATCGAAGTCGACGCGGTTTCCTGTCTGGGTGGTTGCGTGGCGCCGGTGAACATCAGCCTGCAAGGGCAAGGTCGGGCAACCTACGTCTTTGACGGTTTGGATGTGAAGGACGCGCAGCCCGATATCGTCACCCTGAGCCAGAAGTTTCTGGCGTTGGACAAGGGCTGGATTGAAGACGCCCGGCCACTGGGAGATCTGCGCAATCACTTGCGAGCGCGTGTGCCGTCGTTTGAGCTATAG
- a CDS encoding acetyl-CoA carboxylase carboxyltransferase subunit alpha, whose protein sequence is MTQYMEFEKPLAEIEGKAEELRAMARDNEDMDVTAEAAALDVKAAAMLQELYATLTPWRKCQVARHPDRPHCADYIKALFTEYTPLAGDRNFADDHAVMGGLARFNGTPVMVIGHEKGNDTKSRIDRNFGMARPEGYRKATRLMDLAGRFGMPVITLVDTAGAYPGKGAEERGQSEAIARATEKCLQIGVPLISVIIGEGGSGGAVAFATANRVAMLEHSIYSVISPEGCASILWKDAEKMREAAEALRLTAQDLKQLGVTDRIIPEPLGGAHRDWQKAIEAVSAEIGDMLAELGKMKPAELISDRRKKFLDLGSKGLAA, encoded by the coding sequence ATGACGCAATATATGGAATTTGAAAAACCTCTCGCCGAGATCGAAGGCAAGGCCGAAGAATTACGGGCTATGGCGCGCGACAACGAAGATATGGACGTCACTGCAGAAGCCGCAGCCCTCGACGTCAAAGCGGCCGCCATGCTGCAAGAGCTGTACGCGACACTGACGCCATGGCGCAAATGTCAGGTCGCGCGCCACCCCGACCGCCCCCATTGCGCTGATTACATCAAAGCATTGTTCACCGAATACACGCCGCTGGCCGGCGACCGGAATTTCGCAGATGATCACGCCGTCATGGGTGGTTTGGCCCGCTTCAACGGCACCCCTGTGATGGTGATTGGCCATGAAAAAGGCAACGACACCAAATCACGCATCGACCGCAACTTTGGCATGGCGCGCCCCGAAGGCTACCGTAAAGCCACGCGGCTGATGGATTTGGCGGGGCGCTTTGGTATGCCTGTCATTACCCTTGTCGACACGGCAGGGGCCTATCCCGGAAAAGGCGCAGAAGAACGGGGCCAATCAGAGGCCATTGCCCGCGCGACGGAAAAATGCCTGCAAATCGGCGTGCCGTTGATTTCGGTGATCATCGGCGAAGGCGGGTCCGGCGGCGCTGTGGCATTTGCCACGGCCAACCGTGTCGCGATGCTGGAACATTCGATTTATTCGGTGATCTCGCCCGAGGGTTGCGCGTCGATCCTGTGGAAAGACGCAGAAAAAATGCGCGAAGCAGCAGAAGCCCTTCGCCTTACAGCGCAAGATCTCAAGCAACTTGGCGTCACCGACCGCATCATCCCCGAACCCTTGGGCGGCGCACACCGTGACTGGCAAAAAGCCATAGAAGCTGTCAGTGCAGAAATTGGCGATATGCTGGCAGAATTGGGCAAAATGAAACCAGCAGAGCTGATCTCGGATCGCCGCAAAAAATTCCTGGATCTGGGCTCCAAGGGGCTGGCGGCGTAA
- a CDS encoding LysE family translocator, producing MQYDLLTALAGFAFVSSITPGPNNLMLMASGANFGFIRSLPHMAGVGFGFLAMIILVGLGLGQVFEIYPISHTILKIGSVVYLLYLAWKIATSAPKETSDQTGTPMTFLQACAFQWVNPKAWTMAVTAVTVYTPDTSFSALLLVTAVFGAFNIPCITTWNLMGREMARVLTNPTRLRMFNYSMAALLVASLYPVLFP from the coding sequence ATGCAGTATGATCTTTTGACGGCGCTTGCCGGTTTCGCCTTTGTCAGTTCAATCACCCCGGGCCCAAACAACTTGATGTTGATGGCGTCGGGTGCGAATTTTGGATTCATCCGTTCTTTGCCACATATGGCGGGGGTGGGGTTCGGGTTTCTGGCGATGATCATTCTGGTTGGCCTTGGACTGGGACAGGTGTTTGAAATCTACCCGATCTCCCACACGATCCTCAAAATCGGGTCGGTTGTGTATCTACTGTATCTTGCGTGGAAAATCGCGACGTCTGCACCGAAGGAAACATCGGACCAAACCGGAACGCCGATGACATTTCTGCAAGCATGTGCGTTTCAATGGGTGAACCCAAAGGCATGGACCATGGCTGTCACAGCCGTAACAGTTTACACGCCCGACACCAGTTTTTCAGCGCTGTTGTTGGTGACGGCTGTTTTCGGGGCATTTAACATTCCATGCATCACGACATGGAACTTGATGGGACGCGAAATGGCGCGCGTTTTGACCAACCCCACGCGGTTGCGCATGTTTAACTATTCGATGGCGGCGTTGCTGGTGGCCTCGCTTTATCCTGTGCTCTTTCCCTGA
- a CDS encoding Lrp/AsnC family transcriptional regulator: MAKLDQINENILQELIRDGRISNLELADRVGLSPSACLRRVQEMERTGLISGYRAVLDRTALGIGFLAYIGVGLRDHSKESQEGFERAMSRAVEVTECHNITGTIEYLLRVECADIAAYKAFHTDFLGAHPQVNAITTYVVMGSPKDARA, encoded by the coding sequence ATGGCGAAGCTTGATCAAATAAACGAAAATATATTGCAAGAGCTTATCCGCGATGGACGGATCAGCAACCTTGAATTGGCGGACCGGGTTGGCTTGTCTCCGTCTGCCTGTTTGCGCCGCGTGCAAGAAATGGAACGGACGGGTCTTATCAGCGGCTACCGCGCCGTTTTGGATCGCACCGCGTTGGGTATAGGTTTTCTGGCTTATATTGGGGTCGGTTTGCGCGATCATTCCAAGGAAAGTCAGGAAGGCTTTGAACGCGCGATGTCCCGGGCTGTTGAAGTCACGGAATGCCACAACATCACTGGCACGATCGAGTATCTGCTGCGCGTTGAATGCGCTGATATTGCCGCTTACAAAGCTTTTCACACAGACTTTTTAGGTGCCCATCCGCAAGTGAATGCCATCACAACCTATGTGGTTATGGGATCCCCAAAGGATGCGCGGGCCTGA
- a CDS encoding DUF302 domain-containing protein: MRFLILVMCFIPLSLRAEDLSVRDGWAVHKTDKPYVQLVKDTRAAVKTHGMFVVTQAGPTAAAAKRGITIPGNRVIGVFNNDFAVKVLGTSTAAMIEAPIRLYVTENANKTATLSYKMPTFIFAPYKKDGGTELMTLAEELDSIFAKIAKDAQN; the protein is encoded by the coding sequence ATGCGTTTTCTCATCCTAGTTATGTGTTTCATCCCGCTGTCTCTGCGGGCGGAAGACCTGTCTGTCCGCGACGGCTGGGCCGTGCACAAAACCGATAAACCCTATGTACAATTGGTCAAAGACACGCGTGCAGCCGTCAAGACGCATGGCATGTTCGTGGTCACACAAGCGGGACCAACCGCAGCGGCAGCAAAACGTGGCATCACAATACCCGGAAACCGGGTGATTGGCGTGTTCAACAACGACTTCGCTGTCAAAGTGTTGGGCACTTCAACCGCCGCAATGATCGAAGCACCCATCAGGCTCTATGTGACAGAAAACGCCAACAAGACTGCGACCCTGTCATACAAGATGCCTACATTCATTTTTGCGCCCTACAAAAAAGATGGCGGAACAGAGCTGATGACGCTTGCGGAAGAATTGGATTCAATCTTCGCAAAGATTGCAAAAGACGCGCAAAACTAG
- a CDS encoding L-malyl-CoA/beta-methylmalyl-CoA lyase — protein sequence MSFRLQPTPPARPNRCQLFGPGSNTKLFAKMAASAADVINLDLEDSVAPTDKDVARANVIEAINTVDWGNKTLSVRINSLDTPFWYRDVVDLLEQASERLDQIMIPKVGCAADIYAVDALVTAIEAAKGRTKRIDLEVIIESAAGIAHVEEIAASSPRLVAMSLGAADFAASMGMQTTGIGGTQENYYMLHEGQKHWSDPWHWAQAAIVAACRTHGILPVDGPFGDFSDDEGCRAQARRSATLGMVGKWAIHPKQIAISNEVFTPSDEAVSEAREILAAMETAKANGEGATVYKGRLVDIASIKQAEVIVRQHEMING from the coding sequence ATGAGCTTCCGCCTGCAACCCACCCCACCTGCACGCCCAAACCGCTGCCAGCTTTTTGGTCCGGGTTCCAACACCAAGCTGTTTGCCAAAATGGCAGCGTCGGCCGCAGACGTCATCAATCTTGATCTCGAAGACAGCGTCGCCCCCACTGACAAAGACGTGGCGCGCGCCAATGTGATTGAAGCCATCAACACCGTTGATTGGGGCAACAAAACCTTGTCTGTGCGGATCAATAGCCTCGACACCCCTTTTTGGTACCGCGATGTCGTGGACCTGTTAGAACAGGCGTCTGAACGCCTTGACCAGATCATGATTCCGAAAGTGGGCTGTGCGGCAGACATCTACGCCGTTGACGCGCTGGTTACTGCAATCGAAGCCGCAAAGGGACGCACAAAACGCATCGATCTTGAGGTCATCATCGAAAGCGCTGCGGGCATCGCCCACGTTGAAGAAATTGCTGCATCTTCCCCACGCCTTGTCGCCATGAGCCTCGGCGCCGCCGACTTCGCCGCGTCTATGGGCATGCAAACGACAGGCATCGGCGGAACACAGGAAAACTACTACATGCTGCACGAAGGCCAGAAACACTGGTCTGATCCATGGCACTGGGCACAAGCCGCAATTGTTGCAGCCTGCCGTACACACGGTATTTTGCCCGTTGATGGTCCATTCGGAGATTTCTCCGACGATGAAGGGTGCCGTGCGCAAGCGCGCCGGTCCGCGACATTGGGAATGGTCGGCAAATGGGCCATCCACCCGAAACAAATCGCAATCAGCAACGAAGTGTTCACACCCTCCGACGAAGCCGTATCCGAGGCCCGCGAAATTCTGGCAGCTATGGAAACAGCCAAAGCAAATGGCGAAGGGGCAACCGTTTACAAAGGCCGCCTGGTGGACATCGCATCCATCAAGCAAGCCGAGGTGATCGTGCGTCAGCATGAAATGATCAACGGATAA